Below is a window of Pseudomonadota bacterium DNA.
ACATTGTCGTATTCATCGGACAGTTTTTCCTTAATAACAGACTGATCCGATCCAGTTTTTTCTATAGCTTTTCCCGCCGCCTGTTGATCTTGAACAACACCGGCGTCCTGGTTAAGGGCAGGATCAGCTGCATACACCGATGAAAAATAAGTGAATAAAGGGGACAGGTATATCAGACAGACCATCAAGCCTAAGAAGAACCATGCCTTTCCCAAATATTGCATCAAATCCCTGCAATTCATTTTTTACCAACCTTTTTGCGCAAGGTCTCAATCAGCGTTTCCGGCGGGTTGTTGCCAAGGATCTCCCGGAATTGGGTACGATAGTTGCTGATAAGACTCACTCCTTCAATCACTACATCATAGACCTTCCACCCAGTATCCTTTTTGATAACCCTGTAATAGATGGGCACCTGGGTACTCTTTGATATCACAAAACTCTGGACCTCTATCGTGGTTTCGGAAAGAGGAACTTCTTTGTTGAAATTTACCTGTTCATCATTGTAGGCCATTATTTTATCAACATAGGCATCCTTAAGAATTGTCTTATATAACTCAACAAACTCCTTACGCTGTTCCGGGGTAAGTTTGTTCCAATTCAATCCCAG
It encodes the following:
- a CDS encoding ABC transporter substrate-binding protein, translated to MRKWMPVPVLLIMLMFPLNIFAGIPLDTVKTNVNSVIDAMRDPKLKGEAGKKVKEQRIVVAADKLFDFVELSKRTLGLNWNKLTPEQRKEFVELYKTILKDAYVDKIMAYNDEQVNFNKEVPLSETTIEVQSFVISKSTQVPIYYRVIKKDTGWKVYDVVIEGVSLISNYRTQFREILGNNPPETLIETLRKKVGKK